CTCGTTGCTGGCGACCGCGTCGCCCTGCGCGTTGGTGAGGGCAGCGCCGGCCGGCTTCGGGGCCTGCATGTCGGTGGGCTCGCTGGGTTTGAAGCTCTTGTCGTCGCTCATGGCTACTCCTGGCACGTGGGGGAACGGGGGCGATCCGGGGCGGACTGACCCGACCGTCATTGTAAACAGGAATGGTTCTCAACAGCATGAATCGGAACTGAGGGAACCCCTCAGCGGTTCAGGATCACCTCGCGCCCACCCTCGAACACCAGGTGCACGCCCACCTGCCCGCCGTCCACCCGCACCTCGCAGGACGTGACGCCGCGCGGAAGCGGTCCGGCCTTCACGCTGCCGCATCCGACCGAGTACGACGCGTTCGGGGAGGGCTTGCCCGCCACCACAGCGTCGCGGACACTGCGGGCGTAGTCGCTTGCACCCCGGCCCTGCCACGCCAGCGCGGCAACCATCATGCCGATCCCAGTCACGAAGGCCAGCAGGATCAGCCAGAAGGTGCGGGCCGTGCGCCGCCGCAGCTCCGGCGTCACCTCGCGCTGGGGCAGGGTCTTGAGTGGGTTTCCGGGAGGACGGCTGGACATCCCTCCGAGCGTAGCGTGACCGGGAGCGGACGGATGCCGGGTTAGACTGCCGCTCATGAGCAAGGTCATCATCATCGGAGCGGGCGGCGTTGCGAACGTCGTCGCCAAGAAGTGCGCCCAGAACGACACGGTCTTCACCGAAGTCCTGATCGCCACCCGCACCGTGTCCAAGGCCGACAAGATCGTCGCGGAGATCGGGCAGCACATGCCGGAGAGCAAGGCCGTGTTCAGCACCGCCACCGTGGACGCCGACAACGTGCCCGAACTGGTCAAGCTCATCCAGGACTTCGGACCGGTCATGGTCATCAACGTGGCCCTGCCGTACCAGGACCTGACGATCATGGACGCGTGCCTGGAGACCGGCGTGCACTACCTGGACACCGCGAACTACGAGCCCAAGGACGTCGCCAAGTTCGAGTACTCGTGGCAGTGGGCGTACCAGGACCGCTTCAAGGACAAGGGCCTGATGGCGCTGCTCGGCTGCGGCTTCGACCCCGGCGCGACCCAGGCGTTCACCGCGTTCCTGGCCAAGCACCACTTCCAGGAGATCCACCAGCTGGACATCGTGGACTGCAACAACGGCAACCACGGCAAGGCCTTCGCCACGAACTTCAACCCTGAGATCAACATCCGCGAGATCACGGCCAACGGCCGCTACTGGGAAAACGGCGAGTGGGTCGAGACCCGTCCCCTGGAGATCTCGCAGGACATCTACTACCCCAAGGTCGCCACCCGCAAGAGCTTCGTGCTGTACCACGAGGAACTCGAGTCGCTGGTCAAGCACTTCCCGACCATCCAGCGCGCACGCTTCTGGATGACCTTCGGCGAGACCTACATCAAGCACCTGAACGTCCTCGAGGGCATCGGCATGACCAGCATCGAGCCCATCGACTTCCGCGGCCAGAAGATCGCGCCCATCGAGTTCCTCAAGGCCGTGTTGCCCGCCCCGGAAAGCCTGGCGGAGAACTACACCGGCCAGACGTGCATCGGCGTGCAGGCCAAGGGCCCCGGCAAGGACGGACAGCCCAACGTGCACTTCGTGTACAACGTCAAGGACCACGCCGAGTGCTACCGCGAGGTGCAGGCGCAGGGCGTGAGCTACACCACCGGCGTGCCCGCCATGATCGGCGCGATGCTGATGCTTCAGGGCACGTGGATGCAGCCCGGCGTGTGGAACGTCGAGCAGCTCGACCCCGATCCCTTCATCGACGCCATGAACACCTGGGGGCTCCCGGTGGACGAACTGGCGGGCATCGAACTCGTCAAGGACTGAGCGGACGCGGACCGGGCCGGTCGCCGAGGGGTGGCCGGCCCGCCTTCATTCGCCCGGATCGATGAACAGCACCGGCCGGCACGCCTCCACCCCGCTCAGGTCGATGTCATCCCGGCGCGTCACAGCCCACTCCTCGCGACCCAGGCGCCAGCGATTCAGCACGGCGGGCTGGCCGCGCCGGGTGGCCCACTCCGTGCCATCCCGCCGGTAGCCCAGCCCCTCAGACACGCGGTTGGACGCCACGTTGTCGGAAAACGCCTCGCTGGTCGCCTCGCGGGCGCCCAGGCCCGCGAAGGCGAGGTGCAGGGCCGCGGCCCGCATCTCGCGCCCCACGCCCCGCCGCCGGACATCCGGCGCCAGCCACGAGAACGTGCTCACGGTCCTGAACTCTTTGAAGTGGACGCCGATCACGTCCTGCATCCCCACCGGCACGCCGTCCAGCACCACCACGAAGTACAGCCGCCACTGCTCAGGACGCACCGTGCCGCGCCCGCGCCAGATCGCCTGGAGCCACCTCCGTTCCCGCACCGGGTTGTCCTCGTACAGCGACATGGGATCGTCGAAGGGGAACGGTTCCCGGTCGGCCACGCCCGCCCGGACGACGGGCAGGAGCTGGGCCAGCAGCTCATCCGTGGCGCCGTGGAGTTCCAGCGTGGGCGTGACGACCCGGACGTTCAGCGGCGGGTAGAGGGCGAGGGACATAGGCACAGGAGGGCACGGATCACGGAAGGATGCCATGGGTGAAACGGCTTACCACTTCAGGATCACTGGATCGAACCAGACGTTCGTGGTACTCCCGATGTTCCGGAACCTCCATCCACTCGCCAACCCGAGAAATGCGCCGGCCTCGTCCCTCCGTGCGATCAGTTCTGCTGCCGAAATGGCCTCAAAGGCACCCACATCATCTGGGATGTCACCCTCACCAAACCAGATGAACCATTGCGGCCCTTCCGTTGTTCTAGCAATGCGAAAACCATTGATCGGAAGTGCCTCGTTATTCCATGCACGTTCGACGATAACGATGTCCTGCGCGCCAGTGTCTTGGTACTCCGCGCCGTAAACCTGGCAGACGTACCGCTGGTACTTTTGCTCCTCCGACCAGTCATCCGTCATTCGTACCTGCCGATCACCTTAGATAGGGTCTACCCACAATCGAGAACTGCTGAGAGATCCGTAGAAGGTTCACTCCAATCCATCCAGTCTTCTCCACCCCATCCTCAGACTCAGCCATGTGCCGAGCACCGTGGCCAGTCCAAGGCCGATCAGGCCCAGTACGCCTTCCAGCGTGCCCAGGGCGCTCAGGCCGGGGAACAGGTCGGGCCGCAGGACGCTGCCGGCGGCGGGCCGGGCGAGCAGCAGCAGGCACACCACGGCGTACGCGAGGCTCAGGCCCATGAACGCCAGCCCCCCGGCGCTGACGCCGATCTCGGCGGGGTTGTCGGCGTCGAACTTCGGGGCGGCGGCGCCCAGGCCCACACCCAGCGCCGTGATCACGAACGCGTTGCTGACACTGACGAGCACGCTCAGCAGCAGCAGGGTGGGACCGAGATCCATGGCCCGGGCGCTGGCGATCCCCATGACCAGACCGACGACCAGCGTGACCGGCAGCACGCCCAGGAACTTGCTCACGACGATCTGCCGGGCCTCGATGGGCGCGGTGCGCAGCAGCCAGTACGCCCTGGCCTCGGTGGACACGGCCGGGAACGCGAGCCGCACGGCGATGCCCGAGATGATGAAGCCCTGGAACGCGAGCTGGATGTACCCCAGGATGCCGCGGAACTGCGGGATGGGAATGGGCACGGCCTTGACGCTGACGAGGTACACGCCGGCCAGCGCGGCGACCACGAGCAGCTGGCTCCACTGGGTGGGGTCGCGCAGCGTGACACGCAGGTCCTTGCTCGCCAGCGACCCGCCGGGGCCGAGGCGGGCAAGCAAGCGTTCGGCCATCCGGGCGCGGCGTGGGCGGGGGTCGAGGGCCGGCGTGCTGGAGTCCAGCGCACGCGCCCAGCCCTCCTGATACGCCCTGGTGGCAAGCGCGGTGGCGGCGAGCAGCAGGGCGGCGGTGAGACCCGCCAGCGGCAGCAGCGGCCCGGCCAGGTGCCCGTGCGCGGCCTGCCAGATGCCCTGCGCCGCCCACGACGGCGGCAGGAGGGAACTGGACGGCCCGGTGAGGCTGCGGAGCAGCGCCCCGATCTGCGTGGGGTCCTGCAACTTCTGCACGAGGATCTCGGGCCGCACGGCGCGGATCGCGTACACCAGTCCGGCGCTCAGCAGCACACCCAGCGCGGTGCTGACCTCGCGCACGCGGCCGACCGGGGCGACGCGCATCAGGCCCACGGCCAGCAGTGCGCCCAGCCCGACGGGCGCGGCGAAGGTCAGCACGTCCGCGAGGATCATCACGGCGTACGCCCACGGCGGCGCGTGGAAGTACGCGGCGACCGTCAGCAGCAGCGGGACGGTCAGCAGCACCGGCACCAGGGCAGCGTTCAGGAACGTCTCCCCCACCTTCAGGGCGAAGACCCGCCACGTCGGCAGCGGCTGTGTCAGCAGAAAATTCAGGTCGTCGCTGAGGTACAGGGTGCTGATGGCGGCCGTGGTGGCGCTGAAGGTCACGCCGCTGGACAGGGTGATCAGGCCGATCTCCAGCACACGCGCGAACACGCCCAGCCCGATGTCCCCGAAGGTGCCCAGAAACCGCAGGGCCCGCCACACGCCGTACACCTCCGCCCAGACCAGCAGGATGCCGAGCACCACCAGAAACAGCAGCCCGGGCTTCGAGGCCCGCTCCAGGGTGTGCCGCAGGGCGGTGGCCTTGAGGTGCATCAGACTGGGCCGGCGGAGCCGGGTCACGGCGGTGGGGGCGGGCGCGGCCCTCATGCGCTCTGCACGGCCTCGCGGCGGCGCTGCTCCTCCTGCTGCTCTTCCTCGATCAGGCGGAAGAAGATGCGTTCAAGGCTGTCGCCGTGCACGCCGCCGACCGCCGTGCCGGTGCGGGCGCGCAGGTCGTCCATGCTGCCCTCGCCGAGCACTTTGCCGCGGTCGAGCACCACGATGCGGTCGCACACCGCCTCTGCCAGCGGCAGCGAGTGGGTGGTCAGCAGCACCGTGCGGCCCCGGTCGGCGTGCGCGCGGAACAGCTCTCGCACCTGCCGCGCGGCGTGCGGGTCGAGCCCGACCATGGGTTCGTCCACGATCAGCACCGGCGGGTCCGGCAACAGCGCCGCGATGATCGCCACCTTCTGCCGCATGCCGTGCGAGTACGTCTCCAGCAGCTCGTTGCCGAAATCGGTCAGGCGGAAGGTCTCCAGCCACGCGTCGATGGCGGCGTCCGCCCCCTCTACCCGGTACAGCTGCCCCACGAAGCGCAGGAGTTCCCGCGCCGTGAGTTTGCCGTACAGGTACGGGCGGTCCGGGATGTACCCGAAGGCCGCCTTGGCCTTCACGGGGTCCTGCCACACGTCGAAGCCCTGCACACGCACGGTGCCGGCCGTGGGGCGGGTCAGGCCGACCAGCGCGCGGATGGTGGTGGTCTTCCCCGCTCCGTTGCTGCCTAGCAGGCCGAACACCGCGCCGGGCGCCACGCGGAAGCTCAGGTCGCTGACAGCCACGTGGCGGCCGTAGCGTTTGGTGTAGTGGCTGACCTCGATCACCCGTCCAGCTTAGGCCCGCGCGTCTGACGCAGAGGTCACGGCATCCGCTGGGGGTCGCTCTGGCCGTCGCTGTACGACACGTCACCGGCCACCCGCCGGACCAGGGCCTCGAGGGCGCGCTGCCGGGTATGGGCCTCGGCGCTGGTCAGGACGGTGCGAAGGTCTGCGGCGGCGTCCGGGTCCCGCTCGGTCAGGCCCGGCAGCCAGCCCTGGGCCTTGACGCCCCACCACCCGCGGGCGGTGTACCACCCCTCGACGGCCAGGGAGGCCGCCCGGCACGCGATAAGCACGTGCAGTGGGTCACCGGTCTCCGCAAGGGCGCGGGCGTCCAGCACCTCGTCGATGAGCCGGTGACGCTCCTGTTGTGTGACTGGCCGGGGCGTCGGACCGGCGGCGTACAGCCTGCGGGCCTCCGTGGTCAGCGCGTGCAGGTCCGGGTGCGGCAGCACCACGCGGCCCTGCGCATACATGGTGATGGTGTCGCCCTCGCCAGCAGCGAACATGGCCCGCACCGTATGCGCCGGGTTGTGGAAGACCTCGACCGGCACGCCTTTCACCGTGAAGTTTGAGCGCCAGCGGTGGTCGCCCGTTACAAGGGCATGAACATCCAGGTCGCTGTGCGCGTTTCCCTCCCCACGGGCTGCGCTGCCGCACCACAGCGCCGCATACACGCCGGGCGTGGCCTGGATTCGGGCGAGCGCTGCCGGCAGGGCGGCGACCAGCCGAGCCTGCCCGTCCACGCGGTCAGGCGGTGGCGACGGGCGTGGGCGTCCAGTCGAGGCTGAGGTGCTGGGCGGCCTGCCACTCGCGCAGGCTGTAGCGGGCGCGGGCCAGGCTGGCGAGGGTGTGGTGCGCGACGTCCACCGCGCGGTGCATCTCGCGTTCGGTGATGAACGCGGCCTCGCGCGCGGCCAGGAGTTCGTCGGTGTCCACGATCTCGGCCATCAGGCCGTCGTGCAACACGATGTCGAGGTACAGGTCGCGCACGCTCCACACCGCGCCGTCATGGGTGATCTGCGCCACGTCGAGGTAGTAGTCGTGCTCGCGGCGGCCGTGGAAGTCGTAGCGGCACACGACGAGGTTGTGCATGGGCAGCAGGTGCGCCTGCCAGCGGCGGATGCGGGGGTGCGCGACGAACTCACGGTCCACGTACAGGCCGTGCGGAGTCTCGGTGTAGGTGCGGACTGCGCGCGTGCCGGTGTTCGTGACGTGCTGGAGGGCACGGACGTCGTGGCGTTCCACCTTGACCGGATGCGCGTGCCCTGGCATGACCCAGCGTAGCGGGCTGCCCCCACTTCCTTGATGAGCCGGGTGATCCGGCGGAAGGCCCACTGACGGACCCGGCGTCAGGTGGCGTTCCGGCGTCGTCCCGGTCCGCGCGAGGCGCCGACCGCACCGCGTGGCCGCCCTTCACCGTTCCTGAACTTCACCCGCCGATCAGCGGCAGGGCCTCCAGCGCGCCGAAGTCCGCCGGGACGTACAGGCTGCCCTCGGTGGTGCCCTGGGCGGCCACGGCGTCCAGCCGCGCTGCAAGTCCGGCCGCGCCGAGGTGGCCGGCCAGGAACGCGCGGTGCGCGGCGATCACGCCGGTCACCTGTTCGGGCGTCTCGTGCACGAATTCCACACGGTAGTCGCGCAGGCCGGCGGCCAGCCAGCCGTCCAGGTGGGGCGCGGCGACCTGCGCGCGGCCCTCGAACACCGTGTTGCGGCAGCCGACGTCCGCCATGACAGGATGCTGCACCCCCCGCTCGTCGCGCAGGGCGACGCGGTGCGACTCGCAGGGATGGCCGCAGTTGGTGTAGTCGGTGCCGCTGCTCAGGAAGCGGCAGAACACGCAGTGCTCGGTGTGAAAGACCGGCAGATGCCCGTACGCGATCACCTCCAGCCGCTCCGGGCCGACCAGCCCCGCCAGTTCCGCGATCTGCGCGGCGTTGAGGTCGTGCGTGGGCGTCAGGCGACTCAGGCCCAGGTCCAGCAGCGCGCGGGCGGTCAGGACGTTCGCGGCGTTTAGGCTGAAGTCGCCGGTCAGGTCCACGGCGCCGTGCCCGTGGAGACCCTCCAGCAGCCCGCCGGAGCGCACCAGCAGGCCGGCGTCCAGCGACAGCAGGAACTTCTGGAGGTTCTGCTCGGTGGGCTTCAGGATGCGCGGGCTGGCGACCCGGACGGGAATGCCGGCGGCCTTGACGCGCTCCACGCTGGGTTTCAGGCCGTACAGCTCCAGGTAGTCCAGCGTGACCGAGTCCGGCCGGGCCTCCAGGGCGGCGTCCAGCTGCTCGGGCGTGCGGACGAGGACATGCAGGCGGGCCGTCCCGGCCACCTGGGCCGCGTCCGGGACGGGCAGGGCGGCCAGCGTGGCGGCGAGGTGTGGGGCGACGGTGCGCTCCGGCGCGTGCCTGCGCGCCTCGGTCAGGAGGGCCACGGCGTCCCGCCGCAGGGCGTTCAGGGCGCTCACCGGCAGGAAGCCGGCGCCGCTCAGGTCGCTGGTGAGGGTGCCCAGGTGGTAGCCGGTGCCGCCCAGCTTGCCCAGCTGTTCTCGCAGGGTGCTGTCGTCCAGCGCGCGGTTGCGGGCGGCTGACAGGGGCTCGGGCAGGGTGACGGTGGCGCTGCGGCCGTGATCGTCCGTGAGCGTCAGCGCGGGCGGCGTCCCCACGTGCCCGGTGAAGTGCGCGTGCACCGGGCGGGTGTACACGGGATCGCCGGCCTCCGTGAGCGGTTTCACGCGGGCCGCGAGGTGCGGGTCGTGCGTACGCCACACCGGGTCGCCGGGCCGGACGCGCGCAGGATCGACCGCGCCCCGGCCGAAACGCAGCTCGTAGGTGCGGCCGGCACGCACGTCTTCCGTCTGCACGCCGCTCTGCCACAGACCGTACAGGAACCCACCCTCCTCGCGGCCCTCGGGAGCGCGCCAGTTGGCGGGGTCGAACACCAGGCCGTCGCCGG
This region of Deinococcus metalli genomic DNA includes:
- a CDS encoding saccharopine dehydrogenase family protein; the protein is MSKVIIIGAGGVANVVAKKCAQNDTVFTEVLIATRTVSKADKIVAEIGQHMPESKAVFSTATVDADNVPELVKLIQDFGPVMVINVALPYQDLTIMDACLETGVHYLDTANYEPKDVAKFEYSWQWAYQDRFKDKGLMALLGCGFDPGATQAFTAFLAKHHFQEIHQLDIVDCNNGNHGKAFATNFNPEINIREITANGRYWENGEWVETRPLEISQDIYYPKVATRKSFVLYHEELESLVKHFPTIQRARFWMTFGETYIKHLNVLEGIGMTSIEPIDFRGQKIAPIEFLKAVLPAPESLAENYTGQTCIGVQAKGPGKDGQPNVHFVYNVKDHAECYREVQAQGVSYTTGVPAMIGAMLMLQGTWMQPGVWNVEQLDPDPFIDAMNTWGLPVDELAGIELVKD
- a CDS encoding GNAT family N-acetyltransferase, encoding MSLALYPPLNVRVVTPTLELHGATDELLAQLLPVVRAGVADREPFPFDDPMSLYEDNPVRERRWLQAIWRGRGTVRPEQWRLYFVVVLDGVPVGMQDVIGVHFKEFRTVSTFSWLAPDVRRRGVGREMRAAALHLAFAGLGAREATSEAFSDNVASNRVSEGLGYRRDGTEWATRRGQPAVLNRWRLGREEWAVTRRDDIDLSGVEACRPVLFIDPGE
- a CDS encoding immunity protein Imm33 domain-containing protein codes for the protein MTDDWSEEQKYQRYVCQVYGAEYQDTGAQDIVIVERAWNNEALPINGFRIARTTEGPQWFIWFGEGDIPDDVGAFEAISAAELIARRDEAGAFLGLASGWRFRNIGSTTNVWFDPVILKW
- a CDS encoding putative ABC transporter permease subunit; the protein is MRAAPAPTAVTRLRRPSLMHLKATALRHTLERASKPGLLFLVVLGILLVWAEVYGVWRALRFLGTFGDIGLGVFARVLEIGLITLSSGVTFSATTAAISTLYLSDDLNFLLTQPLPTWRVFALKVGETFLNAALVPVLLTVPLLLTVAAYFHAPPWAYAVMILADVLTFAAPVGLGALLAVGLMRVAPVGRVREVSTALGVLLSAGLVYAIRAVRPEILVQKLQDPTQIGALLRSLTGPSSSLLPPSWAAQGIWQAAHGHLAGPLLPLAGLTAALLLAATALATRAYQEGWARALDSSTPALDPRPRRARMAERLLARLGPGGSLASKDLRVTLRDPTQWSQLLVVAALAGVYLVSVKAVPIPIPQFRGILGYIQLAFQGFIISGIAVRLAFPAVSTEARAYWLLRTAPIEARQIVVSKFLGVLPVTLVVGLVMGIASARAMDLGPTLLLLSVLVSVSNAFVITALGVGLGAAAPKFDADNPAEIGVSAGGLAFMGLSLAYAVVCLLLLARPAAGSVLRPDLFPGLSALGTLEGVLGLIGLGLATVLGTWLSLRMGWRRLDGLE
- a CDS encoding ABC transporter ATP-binding protein; translation: MIEVSHYTKRYGRHVAVSDLSFRVAPGAVFGLLGSNGAGKTTTIRALVGLTRPTAGTVRVQGFDVWQDPVKAKAAFGYIPDRPYLYGKLTARELLRFVGQLYRVEGADAAIDAWLETFRLTDFGNELLETYSHGMRQKVAIIAALLPDPPVLIVDEPMVGLDPHAARQVRELFRAHADRGRTVLLTTHSLPLAEAVCDRIVVLDRGKVLGEGSMDDLRARTGTAVGGVHGDSLERIFFRLIEEEQQEEQRRREAVQSA
- a CDS encoding DUF402 domain-containing protein, yielding MPGHAHPVKVERHDVRALQHVTNTGTRAVRTYTETPHGLYVDREFVAHPRIRRWQAHLLPMHNLVVCRYDFHGRREHDYYLDVAQITHDGAVWSVRDLYLDIVLHDGLMAEIVDTDELLAAREAAFITEREMHRAVDVAHHTLASLARARYSLREWQAAQHLSLDWTPTPVATA
- a CDS encoding U32 family peptidase; translated protein: MPRPRVKPEVMSPVGGDAQLRAAVEAGADAVFFGVNFGSGRADGAGAGFHARAKVGFDADALPEIMRGLHVRGVQAFVTFNVLVFDRELRQAERQIITLAEAGVDALIVQDHGVARLIRDICPDLPVHGSTQMSVTSAEGAEHARRFGASRVVLGRELSLRDIGRIAEQTDMELETFVHGALCVSYSGQCFSSEAWGGRSANRGQCAQACRLPYDLYVDGARRDLGDARYLLSPGDLYALHQVPDLVRIGVNCLKIEGRYKDAEFVALTTAAYRRAVDEAWAGLPLSVTPQEERDLEQAYSRGLGPHFMAGTNHQTVVRGRAPRHRGVRVGTVTGTTERGVLVELSESVKSGDGLVFDPANWRAPEGREEGGFLYGLWQSGVQTEDVRAGRTYELRFGRGAVDPARVRPGDPVWRTHDPHLAARVKPLTEAGDPVYTRPVHAHFTGHVGTPPALTLTDDHGRSATVTLPEPLSAARNRALDDSTLREQLGKLGGTGYHLGTLTSDLSGAGFLPVSALNALRRDAVALLTEARRHAPERTVAPHLAATLAALPVPDAAQVAGTARLHVLVRTPEQLDAALEARPDSVTLDYLELYGLKPSVERVKAAGIPVRVASPRILKPTEQNLQKFLLSLDAGLLVRSGGLLEGLHGHGAVDLTGDFSLNAANVLTARALLDLGLSRLTPTHDLNAAQIAELAGLVGPERLEVIAYGHLPVFHTEHCVFCRFLSSGTDYTNCGHPCESHRVALRDERGVQHPVMADVGCRNTVFEGRAQVAAPHLDGWLAAGLRDYRVEFVHETPEQVTGVIAAHRAFLAGHLGAAGLAARLDAVAAQGTTEGSLYVPADFGALEALPLIGG